One genomic region from Planctomycetia bacterium encodes:
- the lpxC gene encoding UDP-3-O-acyl-N-acetylglucosamine deacetylase: MRLRSQRTLCRPAAVSGPGYWSGRDCVVELLPAPANAGLVFVRGDVGVGVRIPAAVEHRVEAMNRTTLAVAGVQVQLVEHCLSALAGLGVDACVVRVSAEELPGLDGSARAFVEAIDAAGLEDLAAPVDPLVVAGTVRVEEGEAWIEASAPRSAGLTVEYELDYGPGPIGRQSLAVRVDPEVYRQGLAAARTFISAAEATRLRASGLGLAVTPQDLVVFGADGPIGNTLRWSDECVRHKVLDLVGDLALVGRPLHAHVRCSRSGHRLNAALAARLVALHGRRASA; encoded by the coding sequence ATGCGACTTCGATCCCAGCGCACCCTGTGTCGTCCCGCCGCGGTCTCCGGCCCGGGCTACTGGAGCGGCCGCGACTGCGTGGTCGAGCTGCTGCCCGCGCCGGCGAATGCAGGCCTGGTGTTCGTGCGTGGCGACGTCGGCGTCGGCGTGCGGATCCCGGCCGCCGTCGAGCATCGCGTCGAGGCCATGAATCGGACGACGCTCGCCGTGGCCGGCGTGCAGGTGCAGTTGGTCGAGCATTGCCTGAGCGCGCTGGCGGGGCTGGGCGTCGACGCCTGCGTCGTCCGCGTGTCGGCCGAGGAACTGCCCGGCCTCGACGGCTCGGCCCGGGCGTTCGTCGAGGCGATCGACGCCGCGGGGCTCGAGGATCTCGCGGCCCCCGTCGATCCGCTCGTCGTGGCGGGCACGGTGCGGGTCGAGGAGGGGGAGGCGTGGATCGAGGCCTCCGCGCCCCGCTCTGCCGGGCTGACGGTCGAATACGAGCTCGATTACGGGCCGGGGCCGATCGGCCGGCAGTCGCTGGCGGTCCGAGTCGATCCCGAGGTCTATCGGCAGGGGCTGGCCGCCGCCCGGACGTTCATCTCAGCCGCCGAGGCGACGCGGCTGCGGGCCAGCGGCCTCGGCCTGGCGGTGACGCCGCAGGATCTGGTCGTGTTCGGTGCCGATGGCCCGATCGGCAACACGCTGCGCTGGTCCGACGAGTGCGTGCGGCACAAGGTGCTCGACCTGGTCGGCGACCTGGCGCTCGTCGGCAGGCCGCTGCATGCCCATGTCCGCTGCTCACGGAGCGGGCACCGGCTCAATGCGGCGCTCGCCGCCCGGCTCGTGGCCCTTCACGGGAGGCGGGCTTCGGCCTGA
- the lpxA gene encoding acyl-[acyl-carrier-protein]--UDP-N-acetylglucosamine O-acyltransferase: MDAAGRHEEEGGLTLPIGREPTLIHPTAIVEPGAVLGAGVRIGPSCVVSAQSVIGRGTVLANNVTLLGSVRIGERNRIFPNCVIGGEPQDVSYRGTVTRVEIGDDNVIREGVTINRASEKEEGLTAIGSYNYLMANCHVAHDCRIGDHVIIANGTLLGGHVRIQSRASLSGAVAVHHWATIGGWAFVAGLTRVLHDVPPFMLVEGSPARPRCVNLVALKRGDFHDDTKDAIVEAHRLLYRAKVGCEAAREVLRQRQMLVPEVMHLLDFLVLQQEGRHGRARERRRAA, encoded by the coding sequence ATGGACGCGGCCGGTCGTCACGAGGAGGAAGGGGGGCTGACGCTGCCGATCGGCCGCGAGCCGACGCTCATCCACCCGACCGCGATCGTCGAGCCGGGGGCCGTGCTCGGCGCGGGGGTCCGCATCGGGCCGTCCTGCGTCGTCTCGGCCCAGTCCGTGATTGGCCGGGGCACCGTGCTCGCCAACAACGTCACGCTGCTGGGGAGCGTGCGGATCGGGGAGCGGAACCGGATCTTCCCCAACTGCGTCATCGGCGGTGAGCCGCAGGACGTCAGCTACCGGGGCACCGTGACGCGGGTCGAGATCGGCGACGACAACGTGATCCGCGAGGGTGTGACGATCAACCGGGCCTCGGAGAAGGAGGAGGGGCTGACGGCGATCGGGAGCTACAACTACCTGATGGCCAACTGCCATGTGGCCCACGACTGCCGGATCGGTGACCACGTCATCATCGCCAACGGCACGCTCCTCGGCGGTCACGTCCGCATCCAGTCCCGGGCCTCGCTCTCCGGGGCCGTGGCCGTCCATCATTGGGCCACGATCGGCGGCTGGGCGTTCGTGGCCGGCCTGACGCGTGTGCTGCACGACGTGCCCCCCTTCATGCTCGTGGAGGGATCGCCGGCGCGGCCGCGGTGCGTCAACCTCGTGGCCCTCAAGCGCGGAGATTTTCACGACGACACGAAGGACGCGATCGTCGAGGCCCATCGGCTCCTGTACCGGGCGAAGGTCGGCTGCGAGGCGGCGCGGGAGGTGCTCCGGCAGCGGCAGATGCTCGTCCCCGAGGTGATGCACCTGCTCGATTTTCTCGTCCTCCAGCAGGAGGGGCGACACGGACGGGCCCGGGAACGACGGAGGGCGGCATGA
- a CDS encoding NADH-dependent dehydrogenase: MSDSAAQVGSERRRVAVVGCGHLGAIHARLVAAREDATLVAVVDPCAAPRQRQAEAHGCRGLADPREIVGLADACIVAAPTGLHAAIAVPLLEAGIDLLVEKPIAATPEDARAIAIAARRHGRTVAVGHVERFNPAWRAAAERFGRPIAVEAARLAPFTFRSLDVGVVHDLMIHDIDLVLSLDPGRLERVEAQGIVAAGGHEDAVRARLVFSSGLVADLTASRISPVLRRSFTAWSADGIVTVDFNARSVEAVTPSAIVRDGSFVAAQVPPADRSGLKERFFADVLPLESLSVAEANAIAAEHDDFLEAIRVGRPPLVPAAAGAAAVEIAARVLDALECTRLGGDTSRRGTIPLYPRRKTG, encoded by the coding sequence ATGAGCGACAGCGCGGCGCAGGTGGGTTCGGAGCGGCGGCGGGTGGCGGTGGTCGGCTGCGGCCACCTGGGGGCGATCCACGCCCGGCTCGTCGCGGCGCGGGAGGACGCCACGTTGGTCGCGGTCGTCGATCCGTGCGCCGCGCCCAGGCAGCGGCAGGCCGAGGCCCACGGCTGTCGCGGGCTGGCCGATCCGCGCGAGATCGTCGGGCTCGCCGACGCCTGCATCGTCGCCGCGCCGACGGGGCTGCATGCCGCGATCGCGGTGCCGCTCCTCGAGGCGGGCATCGACCTGCTCGTGGAGAAGCCGATCGCGGCAACGCCGGAGGATGCCCGGGCGATCGCCATCGCGGCCCGGCGGCACGGCCGCACGGTCGCCGTCGGCCACGTGGAGCGGTTCAATCCGGCCTGGCGGGCGGCCGCCGAGCGATTCGGCCGGCCGATCGCGGTCGAGGCCGCGCGGCTCGCCCCGTTCACGTTCCGATCGCTCGACGTGGGCGTCGTCCACGACCTGATGATCCACGACATCGACCTCGTCCTGTCGCTCGATCCAGGCCGGCTGGAGCGGGTCGAGGCGCAGGGGATCGTGGCCGCGGGGGGGCACGAGGACGCGGTTCGTGCCCGGCTCGTCTTCTCGTCGGGCCTCGTCGCCGACCTGACGGCGTCACGGATCAGCCCGGTGCTTCGCCGGTCGTTCACGGCCTGGTCTGCGGACGGCATCGTGACGGTCGATTTCAACGCCCGGTCCGTGGAGGCGGTCACGCCTTCCGCGATCGTTCGCGACGGGTCGTTCGTGGCGGCGCAGGTGCCGCCGGCCGACCGGTCCGGTCTCAAAGAGCGATTCTTCGCCGACGTCCTCCCGCTGGAGTCGCTGTCGGTCGCCGAGGCGAATGCGATCGCCGCGGAGCATGACGATTTCCTGGAGGCGATCCGCGTTGGACGGCCGCCTTTGGTGCCGGCCGCCGCCGGTGCCGCGGCGGTGGAGATCGCCGCCCGGGTGCTCGATGCCCTCGAGTGCACCCGGCTGGGCGGCGACACGAGCCGACGGGGTACGATTCCGCTCTACCCGCGCCGCAAGACCGGCTGA
- a CDS encoding transporter: MPLLANRLLIPLPPIWLLGVAAAATLACALAGYGLLRLVLPRSAAEARASLRDGFLGPLSWLLAAFAALAAAITPALWSTNPSPLEQIGRSLVRLVADDGSGAIVPINPRSVFRLSFPRLRPQEIRSLELTSTKPLVVRAPQPSDGLARTPDLDIAADRPWSWQRTDGAPNPLLGQRPQLEVSNLGTEPAELRILWSLAPEQPEVAILPAAFATLASIVLLYSLFRLGARRTAAVAAATTKEAIGQPVFPIALIVGCFLLLLFIVLPYNTFGEDVKMFKDSGLTLVKVLALLVVVWTASVAVADEVEGRTALTVLSKPLRRWQFLVGKFAGLTLVSLLVFLVLGGVLLAATNFKVVYDARESSQTEPLWQACAAEMTTLVPGLALAFLETIVLASISLAVSTRLGMVPNLVVCFTVYTLGHLVPLIVQSSVGRNEIVRFVGRLLATILPVLEHFTVEAAVMRSVAVPWAYLGWAAVYAGLYATVALLVAYVLFQDRDLA, translated from the coding sequence ATGCCGCTCCTCGCCAATCGCCTGCTCATTCCCCTGCCGCCGATCTGGCTGCTCGGCGTCGCCGCCGCGGCGACGCTCGCCTGCGCCCTTGCCGGATACGGTCTGCTGCGGCTCGTCCTGCCGCGGTCCGCCGCCGAGGCGCGGGCCAGCCTGCGGGACGGCTTCCTCGGACCGCTCAGCTGGCTGCTGGCAGCCTTCGCCGCGCTGGCGGCGGCGATCACGCCGGCCCTGTGGAGCACGAACCCGTCGCCACTCGAACAGATCGGCCGCTCGCTGGTTCGCCTCGTGGCCGACGACGGCAGCGGCGCGATCGTGCCGATCAATCCGCGATCCGTCTTCAGGCTCTCCTTCCCGCGACTGCGACCGCAGGAGATCCGATCGCTGGAACTCACGAGCACCAAGCCGCTCGTGGTCCGCGCGCCGCAGCCGAGCGACGGCCTCGCCCGGACGCCGGATCTCGATATCGCGGCCGACCGCCCCTGGTCGTGGCAGCGGACGGACGGGGCGCCGAACCCGCTGCTCGGCCAGCGGCCGCAACTCGAGGTGAGCAACCTCGGCACCGAGCCGGCCGAACTGCGCATCCTCTGGTCCCTGGCCCCCGAGCAGCCCGAGGTCGCCATTCTCCCCGCCGCGTTCGCGACACTCGCCTCGATCGTCCTCCTCTACTCCCTGTTCCGCCTCGGCGCCCGCCGCACGGCCGCCGTGGCGGCGGCGACGACGAAGGAGGCGATCGGGCAGCCCGTGTTCCCGATCGCCCTGATCGTGGGCTGCTTTCTGCTCCTCCTGTTCATCGTCCTGCCCTACAACACCTTCGGCGAGGACGTGAAGATGTTCAAGGACAGCGGCCTGACGCTGGTCAAGGTGCTGGCCCTGCTGGTCGTCGTCTGGACCGCCTCCGTGGCCGTGGCGGACGAGGTCGAGGGCCGGACAGCGCTCACCGTGCTGTCGAAGCCGCTGCGGCGCTGGCAGTTCCTCGTCGGCAAGTTCGCCGGCCTGACGCTCGTGTCGCTGCTGGTGTTTCTCGTGCTCGGTGGCGTCCTCCTCGCGGCGACGAACTTCAAGGTCGTCTACGACGCCCGGGAGAGCAGCCAGACCGAGCCGCTCTGGCAGGCCTGCGCCGCGGAGATGACGACGCTGGTGCCGGGACTGGCGCTGGCGTTCCTGGAAACGATCGTGCTGGCGTCGATCAGCCTCGCCGTCTCCACCCGGCTGGGAATGGTGCCGAACCTGGTCGTCTGTTTCACGGTCTACACCCTCGGTCACCTCGTCCCCCTGATCGTGCAGTCGAGCGTCGGCCGTAACGAGATCGTGCGCTTCGTCGGCCGCCTGCTGGCGACGATCCTGCCGGTGCTCGAGCACTTCACGGTGGAGGCGGCCGTGATGAGGTCGGTGGCCGTGCCCTGGGCCTACCTCGGCTGGGCCGCCGTGTACGCGGGACTGTACGCGACGGTCGCCCTGCTGGTGGCCTACGTGCTGTTCCAGGATCGCGACCTCGCCTGA
- a CDS encoding zinc protease, with amino-acid sequence MPFLHERLDNGLDVIAETTPGACSTSVGFFVRTGARDETAAIWGASHFLEHMVFKGTADLSGDEINRRFDALGAAANAFTSEEDTVYYAVVLPEQQEQVVDLLGRMMRPVLRAEDFATEKLVILEEIRMYDDQPPFGADDRCRAAFFGPHPLARSVLGTVESIEALPVEAMRDYHRRRYAPDSMVLVASGAVDFPALVASARRLCGDWAPQPDGGRLLLPAPAAPAAPGTSHVVRPAAALEYAVRMSAGPDERDADRYAAKLLATVLGDSSGSRLYWALVDSGAAEQATLHHHDFLDAGLFVTQLSCDAADVDGLLERVLEIYAAARRDHLDAGEFARARSKLASRVVLAGERPRRRLFDVGGEWAHTGRYRTVAETLAIVESLTLDDVQRVLDRWPLDGAACTVLAGPREAG; translated from the coding sequence GTGCCGTTCCTGCATGAGCGACTCGACAACGGTCTCGACGTGATCGCCGAGACCACGCCCGGTGCCTGCTCGACGAGCGTCGGCTTCTTCGTGCGCACCGGGGCCCGCGACGAAACCGCGGCAATCTGGGGCGCGAGCCACTTCCTCGAGCACATGGTGTTCAAGGGCACCGCGGACCTCTCGGGAGACGAGATCAACCGGCGGTTCGACGCCCTCGGCGCGGCGGCCAACGCGTTCACCAGCGAGGAGGACACGGTCTACTACGCGGTCGTCCTTCCCGAGCAGCAGGAGCAGGTCGTCGACCTGCTCGGCCGGATGATGCGGCCGGTGCTCCGGGCCGAGGACTTCGCCACCGAGAAGCTCGTCATCCTCGAGGAGATCAGGATGTACGACGACCAGCCGCCGTTCGGCGCCGACGACCGCTGCCGGGCGGCGTTCTTCGGCCCTCACCCGCTGGCCCGCAGCGTGCTCGGGACGGTCGAGTCCATCGAGGCCCTGCCGGTGGAGGCGATGCGCGACTACCACCGGCGCCGCTACGCCCCCGATTCGATGGTGCTGGTGGCCAGCGGGGCCGTCGATTTTCCCGCGCTCGTCGCGTCGGCGCGGCGGCTGTGCGGCGACTGGGCGCCGCAGCCCGACGGCGGCCGGCTGCTCCTCCCTGCCCCCGCGGCCCCCGCGGCCCCCGGCACCAGCCACGTCGTGCGGCCCGCGGCGGCCCTCGAGTACGCGGTGCGCATGTCGGCCGGGCCGGACGAGCGCGACGCCGACCGCTATGCCGCCAAGCTGCTGGCCACCGTGCTCGGCGATTCATCCGGAAGCCGGCTCTACTGGGCGCTCGTCGATTCCGGCGCCGCCGAGCAGGCCACGCTCCACCACCACGACTTCCTCGACGCCGGCCTGTTCGTCACCCAATTGTCGTGCGACGCGGCCGATGTCGACGGCCTCCTCGAGCGGGTGCTGGAAATCTACGCCGCCGCGCGCCGGGACCATCTCGACGCGGGCGAATTCGCCCGCGCTCGGAGCAAACTCGCCAGCCGCGTCGTCCTCGCCGGGGAACGGCCCCGGCGCCGGCTGTTCGACGTCGGCGGCGAGTGGGCCCACACCGGGCGGTATCGCACGGTGGCCGAGACGCTGGCGATCGTCGAGTCGCTGACCCTCGACGACGTCCAGCGCGTGCTCGACCGCTGGCCGCTCGACGGGGCCGCCTGCACGGTCCTCGCCGGCCCGCGGGAAGCCGGCTGA